In uncultured Cohaesibacter sp., a genomic segment contains:
- a CDS encoding methyl-accepting chemotaxis protein, translated as MKLKFRIWGILFLGLVGLVVLSGAFYWGEARKSQVMQATALGEENVAAFSLAEVGVGKIASLVELFMQKGDPAIVGQMEDVASQSKEEFGSLGDQSNRLFRYIDDAVAGAKLIVASRTVAGLNENEGLKGALRLSVKTVEAKLGEVAAADPSVSVDAIMVKMLMLRRHEKDYMLRQEAKYVESFNKRAGEFQTVLAASLVPQRVKGEILPLMENYHETFLKWVEANQDVLSKAEAYRNRTVDIANELAQLKDAADAQLEEALRERESIEAQVDAIALGILIATTLLMLGGGMLVIRSITRPIHDVTDAMSEIAKGNLDTTIPVSKQDDEIGALCAIAAILHRNVKAQKDLEAEEVAKQQRAEKEKQDMMIRLADEFDSQVSGIVNAVSQSSRQLNATAQAMAAVAEQTATQAASASAASTQTMGSVQTIASATEEMTCSIAEISEQIGFASSSAQEAVGKVGSANKQMQSLAVTASKIGEVVEMISSIAEQTNLLALNATIESARAGEAGKGFAVVAGEVKALAGQTSKATEQISRQIAEIQAATSEASLSIEDVSQVIQKVESISSAISDAIHEQNATAQEISGNIHQAAQGTGLVNENVAQVSDASRNAGLASEDVVSAVKTLSDQSDLLKDKVTSFIARVRAM; from the coding sequence ATGAAATTGAAATTTCGTATTTGGGGGATCTTGTTTCTGGGCCTTGTTGGCCTTGTGGTCCTGTCTGGTGCATTCTATTGGGGAGAGGCAAGGAAAAGCCAGGTCATGCAGGCGACTGCACTTGGTGAGGAGAATGTGGCAGCTTTCAGTCTGGCGGAGGTGGGCGTTGGCAAGATTGCCTCGCTGGTTGAGCTGTTCATGCAAAAGGGCGATCCAGCCATTGTCGGGCAAATGGAGGATGTCGCTTCCCAAAGCAAGGAAGAATTTGGTTCGCTTGGTGATCAGTCCAACAGGCTTTTCCGCTATATTGATGATGCTGTTGCTGGCGCCAAGCTTATTGTCGCCTCCCGCACAGTGGCGGGCCTCAATGAGAATGAGGGGCTCAAGGGTGCGCTCAGATTGTCGGTAAAGACCGTTGAGGCCAAGCTGGGAGAGGTGGCTGCGGCTGATCCTTCTGTCTCGGTTGACGCCATCATGGTCAAGATGCTGATGCTGCGGCGGCACGAGAAGGATTACATGCTGCGGCAGGAAGCCAAATATGTTGAAAGCTTCAACAAGCGGGCCGGTGAATTCCAGACAGTTCTGGCGGCCTCGCTGGTGCCTCAGCGGGTGAAAGGCGAAATCCTGCCGCTGATGGAGAATTATCACGAGACGTTTCTCAAGTGGGTCGAAGCCAACCAGGATGTGTTGTCCAAGGCAGAGGCCTATCGCAACCGAACCGTGGACATCGCAAACGAGCTGGCGCAACTGAAGGATGCTGCCGATGCGCAACTGGAGGAGGCGCTCAGGGAGCGTGAGTCCATCGAGGCGCAGGTGGATGCGATTGCACTGGGTATTCTGATCGCTACAACGCTTCTGATGTTGGGTGGCGGCATGCTGGTCATCCGTTCCATTACTCGTCCCATACATGACGTCACTGATGCGATGAGTGAAATCGCCAAGGGCAATCTTGATACGACGATCCCGGTCAGCAAGCAGGATGACGAGATTGGTGCCCTGTGCGCCATTGCGGCCATTCTGCATCGCAATGTGAAGGCGCAGAAGGACCTGGAAGCGGAGGAGGTGGCCAAGCAGCAGCGAGCCGAGAAAGAGAAGCAGGACATGATGATACGGTTGGCTGATGAGTTCGATAGTCAGGTCAGTGGTATCGTCAATGCGGTTTCCCAGTCTTCCCGCCAGCTCAATGCCACGGCGCAGGCCATGGCAGCGGTGGCCGAGCAGACGGCAACGCAGGCGGCTTCCGCCTCGGCGGCGTCGACGCAGACCATGGGCAGCGTCCAGACCATCGCCTCTGCGACTGAAGAGATGACCTGTTCGATTGCCGAGATCAGCGAGCAGATCGGCTTTGCGTCCAGCTCGGCTCAGGAAGCCGTGGGCAAGGTCGGCAGCGCCAACAAGCAGATGCAGAGCCTTGCGGTGACGGCCAGCAAGATCGGCGAAGTGGTCGAAATGATTTCCTCTATTGCCGAACAGACCAACCTTCTTGCGCTCAATGCCACCATTGAATCGGCACGTGCCGGCGAGGCAGGCAAGGGCTTTGCCGTGGTGGCCGGAGAGGTGAAGGCGCTCGCCGGGCAGACCTCGAAGGCCACGGAACAGATCTCGCGGCAGATCGCCGAGATTCAGGCGGCAACCAGCGAAGCCTCTCTTTCGATCGAGGATGTCAGTCAGGTCATTCAGAAGGTGGAGTCGATTTCGTCCGCGATTTCCGATGCCATTCATGAGCAGAATGCGACGGCACAGGAGATTTCGGGCAACATTCATCAGGCCGCTCAGGGAACCGGACTTGTAAACGAGAATGTCGCTCAGGTTTCCGATGCTTCCAGAAATGCCGGACTGGCATCGGAGGATGTTGTCAGTGCGGTGAAGACATTGAGTGACCAGTCCGACCTGCTCAAGGACAAGGTAACCAGCTTCATTGCGCGTGTTCGTGCGATGTAG
- the pyk gene encoding pyruvate kinase produces the protein MTVRRNRKVKILATLGPASEKKEQIKQLFLAGADVFRINMSHSDHETLRSRVRLIREVEKEVGRPIGILADLQGPKLRLGIFADTKVDLVNGSRFSLDSSDKPGDTTRVQLPHPEIFGSVKEGDILLLDDGKVRLRTVGTTADAIHTEVVTGGPISNRKGISFPDSTLSFSALTPKDRADLDAAVDAEVDWIALSFVQRPEDVAEVRKLSRGRTGILSKIEKPQAVERIHEIIELSDAIMVARGDLGVEMPLEKVPGIQKQITRAARQAGKPVVVATQMLESMINSPMPTRAEASDVATAVFEGADAVMLSAESAAGDYPLEAVAMMNRIAEEVERDPYYTNIIYAQRAEPEATGADAISAAARQIAETLHLATIVCYTSSGTTGLRAARERPQTPIVAISPIIGTARRLALVWGLHCVVSEETGILDEMVDRACSTSYKVGLAKPGQRVIITAGVPLGTPGATNMLRIAFVGSDGLGGI, from the coding sequence GTGACTGTAAGACGCAACCGGAAAGTAAAAATCCTGGCCACTCTGGGCCCGGCTTCAGAAAAGAAGGAACAAATCAAGCAACTCTTCCTGGCTGGCGCCGATGTTTTCCGCATCAACATGAGCCACTCCGATCACGAAACGCTGCGTAGCCGCGTGCGCCTGATCCGCGAAGTTGAAAAGGAAGTTGGACGCCCGATCGGCATTCTGGCCGACCTTCAGGGCCCGAAACTGCGTTTGGGCATCTTCGCCGACACCAAGGTTGATTTGGTCAACGGCTCCCGCTTTTCACTCGACAGCTCGGACAAGCCGGGTGACACCACCCGCGTTCAGCTGCCGCATCCTGAAATTTTCGGCTCCGTCAAGGAAGGCGACATCCTGCTGCTTGACGATGGCAAGGTTCGCCTGAGAACCGTTGGCACCACCGCAGACGCCATCCACACGGAAGTCGTCACCGGTGGCCCGATCTCCAACCGCAAGGGCATCAGCTTCCCGGATTCGACCCTGTCCTTCTCGGCTCTGACGCCGAAGGACCGAGCCGACCTCGACGCAGCCGTTGACGCTGAAGTGGACTGGATCGCCCTGTCCTTCGTTCAGCGTCCAGAAGACGTTGCCGAAGTGCGCAAGCTGTCCCGTGGCCGCACCGGCATCCTCTCCAAAATCGAAAAGCCGCAGGCCGTCGAACGCATTCACGAGATCATCGAGCTTTCCGACGCCATCATGGTTGCCCGTGGCGACCTTGGCGTTGAAATGCCGCTGGAAAAGGTTCCCGGCATCCAGAAGCAGATCACCCGTGCAGCCCGTCAGGCTGGCAAGCCGGTGGTCGTTGCCACCCAGATGCTGGAATCGATGATCAACTCGCCGATGCCGACCCGCGCCGAAGCTTCCGACGTTGCCACTGCCGTGTTCGAAGGTGCTGACGCCGTCATGCTGTCGGCTGAATCCGCAGCTGGTGACTATCCGCTCGAGGCTGTTGCGATGATGAACCGCATCGCCGAGGAAGTGGAACGCGATCCTTATTACACCAACATCATCTACGCCCAGCGCGCAGAGCCGGAAGCAACCGGTGCAGACGCCATTTCGGCCGCTGCCCGTCAGATCGCCGAAACGCTACACCTGGCCACCATCGTTTGCTACACCTCTTCGGGCACCACCGGCCTTCGCGCCGCCCGCGAACGGCCGCAGACGCCGATCGTCGCCATCAGCCCGATCATCGGTACGGCCCGTCGTCTGGCTCTGGTCTGGGGCCTGCACTGCGTTGTATCCGAGGAAACCGGCATTCTGGACGAAATGGTCGACCGCGCCTGCAGCACCTCCTACAAGGTTGGTCTGGCAAAGCCGGGTCAGCGCGTGATCATCACCGCTGGCGTGCCTCTGGGCACCCCGGGCGCAACCAACATGCTGCGCATCGCCTTTGTTGGCAGTGACGGTCTGGGCGGCATCTAA
- a CDS encoding DUF1036 domain-containing protein, which translates to MTIDARNAKQLAALLEKKTIPSPMFNWNQKAKTIARCLASFHGKELALTITFLMAGSMNAAADLRVCNKTGSTVGLAIGYELKDEWISEGWWNLDPNQCETVLKGLLVKTRYLVHAIDYDKGGQWNGDSFMCTQDLEFKIKGTQECVARGFERTGFFEIDTAGKQDYTVQLTEQE; encoded by the coding sequence TTGACAATAGATGCACGAAACGCGAAACAGTTGGCGGCTCTCCTAGAAAAAAAGACGATACCGAGCCCGATGTTTAACTGGAATCAAAAAGCAAAGACTATTGCCCGATGCCTTGCTTCTTTTCATGGCAAGGAATTGGCTCTGACCATAACGTTCCTGATGGCCGGCAGCATGAACGCCGCGGCTGACCTGCGCGTCTGCAACAAGACTGGCAGTACTGTTGGCCTGGCCATCGGATATGAGTTGAAGGACGAATGGATCAGCGAGGGCTGGTGGAATCTGGACCCCAACCAATGCGAGACGGTGCTCAAGGGCCTGCTCGTTAAAACGCGCTATCTCGTTCACGCCATAGACTACGACAAGGGCGGTCAGTGGAACGGTGATTCATTCATGTGTACCCAGGATCTGGAGTTCAAGATCAAAGGGACACAGGAATGCGTTGCAAGAGGATTTGAACGCACCGGCTTTTTCGAGATCGATACCGCCGGAAAACAAGATTATACGGTTCAATTGACCGAACAAGAATAG
- a CDS encoding DUF2312 domain-containing protein produces the protein MSNTGGVAADQLRAFVERIERLEEEKKAISDDIKDVYAEAKGNGYDVKVMRQIVRMRKQDSNERMEMEALLDLYLHALGMAPSAE, from the coding sequence ATGTCTAATACTGGTGGTGTCGCCGCAGATCAGTTGCGCGCTTTTGTGGAGCGTATCGAACGACTGGAAGAAGAGAAAAAGGCGATTTCGGACGATATCAAGGACGTCTATGCAGAAGCCAAGGGCAACGGCTATGATGTCAAGGTGATGCGGCAGATTGTCCGCATGCGCAAGCAGGACAGCAATGAGCGGATGGAAATGGAAGCTCTGCTGGATCTTTATCTGCATGCTCTGGGCATGGCTCCGAGTGCTGAATAA
- a CDS encoding NUDIX hydrolase: MNDNQKQKPVVAVLSLVVRERKVLLVKRANPPDAGKWGFPGGKVEFGETLQMAAQRELFEETGVRGRADRILTTLETFSKGQSGRLQFHYVLIAVLCEWQEGEAVAGDDALEAAWYDADDLPWYDLATSEDVPRVAQMAFDAVLEA; encoded by the coding sequence ATGAATGACAATCAAAAGCAAAAGCCTGTGGTTGCTGTGCTCAGCCTTGTGGTCAGGGAGCGCAAGGTTTTGCTCGTCAAACGAGCCAACCCGCCCGATGCGGGTAAATGGGGCTTTCCCGGTGGCAAGGTCGAGTTTGGCGAGACCCTGCAAATGGCTGCCCAGCGGGAATTGTTCGAGGAAACCGGCGTCCGTGGGCGGGCAGACCGGATCCTGACGACGCTTGAAACCTTCTCCAAGGGCCAGTCCGGCCGTTTGCAGTTCCACTATGTGCTGATCGCGGTCCTGTGTGAATGGCAGGAAGGCGAGGCGGTTGCCGGTGACGATGCGCTGGAAGCTGCCTGGTATGATGCTGACGATCTGCCGTGGTACGATCTGGCCACCAGTGAAGATGTGCCCCGTGTGGCGCAGATGGCCTTCGACGCTGTGCTTGAAGCCTGA
- a CDS encoding metalloregulator ArsR/SmtB family transcription factor yields MLSLDEIVGLLKASGEPTRLRLLALLAEGDLSVKDLTAILHQSQPRISRHLKLLYESGLVERLPEGAWVYYCLTRDEAKGDLISATLRHLDRDDAMIVRDLERLRQIKEANAQQAADYFRQNAERWDELRVLHVPESAVEQAVLETLGDRPIRQLLDLGTGTGSILSLLADRCRDGLGLDANRSMLAVARSRLDGPNHGHLHVQQGDLLDLATLDRKFDLITIHQVLHYLDDPSTALQEAGRVLLPGGRILVVDFAPHDHEFLRKDHAHRRLGFSHDAMRRWMHDAGFEVTVARDLEPTGLECNQHDDALTVSIWLAQKPAEKPDVSMDEQTD; encoded by the coding sequence ATGCTGTCGTTGGATGAAATCGTCGGATTGTTGAAAGCGAGCGGGGAACCTACCCGTCTGCGCCTGTTGGCGTTGCTTGCCGAAGGGGATCTGTCGGTCAAGGATCTGACGGCCATTCTGCATCAGAGCCAGCCACGCATTTCCCGTCATCTGAAGCTGCTTTATGAATCCGGTCTTGTCGAGCGTCTGCCCGAAGGGGCGTGGGTCTACTATTGCCTGACACGGGACGAGGCCAAGGGCGATCTGATTTCGGCAACGCTGCGGCATCTCGACCGCGATGACGCAATGATCGTGCGCGATCTTGAGAGACTGCGTCAGATCAAGGAAGCCAATGCCCAGCAGGCGGCGGATTATTTCCGCCAGAATGCGGAGCGGTGGGACGAGCTGCGGGTTCTGCATGTGCCCGAGAGTGCGGTTGAACAGGCCGTGCTGGAGACACTCGGCGATCGGCCTATCAGGCAGTTGCTCGACCTTGGGACGGGAACCGGCAGCATCCTGTCGTTGTTGGCCGACCGCTGTCGCGATGGGCTGGGGCTGGATGCAAACCGCTCGATGCTGGCGGTGGCCCGGTCCCGTCTGGATGGTCCTAACCATGGCCATCTGCATGTGCAGCAGGGGGATCTTCTGGATCTGGCGACCCTTGACCGCAAGTTCGATCTGATCACCATTCATCAGGTGTTGCATTATCTGGACGACCCGTCCACCGCCCTGCAGGAAGCAGGGAGGGTTTTGTTGCCTGGCGGGCGCATCCTTGTCGTCGATTTTGCCCCACACGATCACGAGTTTTTACGAAAGGACCACGCGCACCGGCGGTTGGGATTCTCCCATGATGCCATGCGCCGCTGGATGCATGACGCCGGGTTCGAGGTGACCGTTGCACGGGATCTGGAACCGACAGGGCTGGAATGCAACCAGCACGACGATGCCCTGACCGTCTCGATCTGGCTTGCCCAGAAACCGGCCGAAAAGCCGGACGTGTCGATGGACGAACAAACCGATTGA
- the metF gene encoding methylenetetrahydrofolate reductase [NAD(P)H]: MIHNAERSGRRSKETHKLNISFEFFPPKTPKMEESLWSSVERLAPLRPEFVSVTYGAGGSTRERTHATVKRIITEAGIPAAAHLTCVSATREDVDAVIRSYAEIGVKHIVALRGDPAAGIGEKYVPHEGGYINAADLVAGIKRIGDFEVSVSAYPEKHPESPDFATDIEMLRQKVDAGATRAITQFFFDNDLYEAYVERVRRAGIFIPIVPGILPIHSFTQVAGFAGKAGASVPQWLANRFEGLEDDPETHRLVAAAVAAEQVEDLRSRGVDDFHFYTMNRANLCYAICHMLGMRPVKA, translated from the coding sequence ATGATCCACAATGCAGAACGCAGCGGTCGCCGCAGCAAGGAAACGCACAAGCTGAATATCTCCTTCGAATTCTTTCCGCCAAAGACGCCGAAGATGGAAGAGAGCTTGTGGTCCAGCGTCGAGCGTCTGGCTCCCTTGCGTCCCGAATTCGTGTCCGTGACCTATGGGGCTGGCGGTTCTACCCGTGAGCGCACCCATGCCACGGTCAAGCGCATCATCACCGAGGCCGGGATTCCGGCGGCGGCGCATCTGACATGCGTCAGCGCCACCCGCGAGGATGTCGACGCTGTGATCCGTTCCTACGCCGAAATCGGCGTCAAGCATATCGTGGCCCTGCGCGGCGATCCGGCAGCCGGTATCGGCGAGAAATACGTGCCCCACGAAGGCGGCTACATCAATGCGGCCGATCTGGTGGCTGGCATCAAGCGGATCGGCGATTTCGAGGTTTCCGTTTCCGCCTATCCGGAAAAGCACCCGGAAAGCCCTGACTTTGCAACCGACATCGAGATGCTGCGCCAGAAGGTGGATGCCGGGGCAACCCGTGCGATCACGCAATTCTTCTTCGACAATGACCTCTATGAAGCCTATGTTGAACGGGTTCGCCGGGCCGGGATCTTCATTCCCATCGTGCCGGGCATCCTGCCGATCCACAGCTTCACGCAGGTTGCCGGTTTCGCGGGCAAGGCCGGGGCGAGCGTGCCGCAATGGCTGGCAAACCGGTTTGAAGGTCTGGAAGATGATCCCGAGACCCATCGTCTGGTGGCCGCTGCCGTTGCCGCCGAACAGGTTGAGGACCTGCGCTCGCGCGGGGTGGATGATTTTCATTTCTATACGATGAACCGTGCCAACCTGTGCTATGCGATCTGCCACATGCTCGGCATGCGGCCGGTCAAGGCCTAG
- the metH gene encoding methionine synthase yields MSNLPVSPSYERLDRMASERILIFDGAMGTMIQRLGLTEEDFRGERFKDWKKDLKGNNDLLSITKPEAIRDIHRQYYEAGADFAGTNTFSATTVAQADYGMEHLAYEINFESAKIAREAADEVEAKQPGRHCFVLGAMGPTNRTASISPDVNNPGYRAVSFDDLRKAYREAARGLLDGGADALAVETIFDTLNAKAALYAIEEEFEERGMRWPVIISGTITDKSGRTLSGQTAEAFYHSVRHVKPFAVGLNCALGAAELRQHIDALSRVAETRISTYPNAGLPNEFGEYDESPEHMASIIDGFARDGLINIVGGCCGTTPPHIKAIADTVRKYPTRTIPDIKPYMRLSGLEPFTLTPETNFVNIGERTNVTGSAKFRKLVKDGDYEAALDVARQQVESGAQIIDVNMDEGLLDSEEAMVTFLNLIVAEPDISRVPVMVDSSRWSVIEAGLKCLQGKSVVNSISMKEGKEIFVERAKTILRHGAAVVVMAFDENGQADSYERKIDICKKSYDILVNEVGFPPEDIIFDPNVFAVATGIEEHNNYGVDFINATKWIRENLPGAHVSGGLSNLSFSFRGNNLVREAMHSVFLYHAIKVGLDMSIVNAGQLMVYDQIDKELLERIEDVVMNRRDDATDRLLEIAERYLNQKGEHKVADLAWRELPVEKRLEYALVKGINDFVEEDVEEARQKAIRTLDVIEGPLMDGMNVVGDLFGDGKMFLPQVVKSARVMKKAVAYLMPFMEEEKAGEKTSAGKVLMATVKGDVHDIGKNIVGVVLQCNGYEVVDLGVMVPANDILEAARQEKVDIIGLSGLITPSLDEMCHVAAELQREGFDQPLLIGGATTSQVHTAVKIDPNYNNGQTIYVTDASRAVGVATRLLSREKAEYVAEIKNTYIQVRSKHEAAQDKKNRLTIAKARDNSFKIDWSAYAPTKPQFIGTRVFEAYDLAALVPYIDWTPFFSTWEMKGRYPAILEDDVYGEAATSLFNDAQAMLKTIVEEKWLTARGVIGLWPANSVGDDIVVYKDDSRSEEAGRFFGLRQQMAGRSARANVALGDFVAPADSGIADYIGGFAVSTGFGEEKYARAFHDAGDDYSKILLQALADRLAEAFAEAMHAEVRRTYWGYASDETLSHEEIVEECYDGIRPAPGYPAQPDHTEKRTLFSLLDAEAQTGIRLTESCAMVPGSAVSGIYLANPESYYFGVGKIEKDQVADYAERKGMSLAEAEKWLAPILNYRT; encoded by the coding sequence ATGTCGAACCTGCCAGTCAGCCCTTCTTATGAGCGTTTGGACCGTATGGCATCCGAGCGCATTCTGATTTTTGATGGCGCCATGGGGACGATGATCCAGCGCCTTGGCCTGACGGAAGAGGATTTCCGGGGGGAACGCTTCAAGGATTGGAAAAAGGATCTCAAGGGCAACAACGATCTGCTTTCGATCACCAAGCCGGAGGCCATTCGCGACATTCACCGGCAATATTATGAGGCCGGGGCGGACTTTGCCGGTACCAATACCTTCTCGGCCACCACGGTTGCACAGGCTGATTATGGTATGGAGCATCTGGCCTATGAGATCAACTTCGAGAGCGCCAAGATTGCGCGCGAGGCCGCCGACGAGGTGGAGGCCAAACAGCCCGGTCGTCATTGCTTCGTGCTCGGTGCCATGGGGCCAACCAACCGAACGGCTTCCATTTCGCCGGATGTCAACAATCCCGGCTATCGTGCCGTCAGCTTTGATGATCTCAGGAAGGCCTATCGCGAAGCAGCCAGAGGGCTGCTTGATGGTGGTGCGGACGCGCTGGCTGTCGAGACGATCTTTGACACGCTCAATGCCAAGGCTGCACTCTATGCGATCGAGGAAGAGTTTGAAGAACGCGGCATGCGCTGGCCGGTGATCATTTCGGGCACCATCACCGACAAGTCCGGCCGTACCCTGTCCGGCCAGACGGCGGAAGCCTTCTATCACTCCGTGCGCCATGTAAAGCCGTTTGCCGTGGGGCTCAATTGTGCGCTTGGGGCTGCGGAGCTGCGCCAGCATATCGACGCCCTGTCTCGGGTGGCTGAAACGCGGATCTCGACCTATCCAAACGCCGGGTTGCCTAACGAGTTCGGCGAATATGACGAGAGCCCGGAACATATGGCCAGCATCATCGACGGCTTTGCACGTGATGGCCTGATCAATATCGTCGGCGGCTGCTGCGGCACGACACCGCCGCATATCAAGGCGATTGCCGATACGGTGAGGAAATACCCGACACGCACAATCCCGGATATCAAGCCCTACATGCGCCTTTCCGGTCTTGAGCCCTTTACGCTGACACCGGAGACGAATTTCGTCAACATCGGCGAGCGCACCAACGTGACCGGCTCGGCCAAGTTCCGCAAGCTGGTCAAGGATGGCGACTATGAGGCGGCGCTTGATGTTGCCCGCCAGCAGGTGGAGAGTGGTGCCCAGATCATCGACGTCAACATGGACGAGGGGCTTCTCGATTCCGAAGAGGCCATGGTGACCTTTCTCAATCTCATTGTAGCCGAGCCGGACATCTCCCGCGTGCCGGTGATGGTCGACAGCTCCAGATGGAGCGTGATCGAGGCCGGCCTCAAGTGCCTGCAGGGCAAGTCCGTTGTCAACTCCATCTCCATGAAGGAAGGCAAGGAGATCTTTGTCGAGCGCGCCAAGACGATCCTGCGGCATGGCGCGGCTGTGGTGGTGATGGCGTTTGACGAAAACGGTCAGGCGGATAGCTACGAGCGCAAGATCGACATATGCAAGAAGAGCTATGACATTCTGGTCAACGAGGTTGGCTTCCCGCCCGAAGACATCATCTTTGACCCGAATGTCTTTGCGGTTGCCACTGGCATCGAGGAGCATAACAACTATGGCGTTGACTTCATCAATGCCACCAAGTGGATCCGTGAGAACCTTCCTGGCGCGCATGTGTCCGGCGGGCTTTCGAACCTCAGCTTCTCCTTCCGCGGCAACAATCTTGTCCGCGAAGCGATGCATTCGGTGTTCCTCTACCACGCCATCAAGGTTGGGCTCGACATGTCCATTGTCAATGCCGGTCAGCTGATGGTCTATGATCAGATCGACAAGGAGCTTCTGGAACGCATCGAGGATGTGGTGATGAACCGGCGTGACGATGCGACCGACCGGCTGCTGGAGATCGCCGAGCGCTATCTCAACCAGAAAGGCGAGCACAAGGTCGCCGATCTTGCCTGGCGCGAGCTACCGGTCGAGAAGCGGCTTGAGTATGCTCTGGTCAAGGGCATCAACGACTTTGTCGAGGAAGATGTCGAGGAAGCACGCCAGAAGGCGATCCGCACACTGGACGTGATCGAGGGGCCGCTGATGGACGGCATGAATGTGGTCGGCGACCTGTTCGGTGATGGCAAGATGTTCCTGCCGCAGGTGGTCAAGTCCGCGCGTGTGATGAAGAAGGCCGTTGCCTATCTGATGCCTTTCATGGAAGAGGAAAAGGCAGGCGAGAAGACCAGCGCCGGCAAGGTTCTGATGGCCACCGTCAAGGGCGATGTCCATGACATCGGCAAGAATATTGTCGGCGTCGTGCTCCAGTGCAACGGTTATGAGGTGGTCGATCTCGGGGTGATGGTTCCGGCCAACGATATCCTCGAGGCGGCACGGCAGGAAAAGGTCGACATCATCGGTCTGTCCGGTCTCATCACGCCATCGCTGGATGAAATGTGCCATGTTGCCGCCGAGTTGCAGCGCGAAGGCTTTGATCAGCCGCTGCTCATCGGAGGGGCCACGACCTCGCAGGTGCATACGGCCGTCAAGATCGATCCGAACTACAATAACGGCCAGACGATCTATGTGACCGATGCCAGTCGCGCCGTCGGCGTGGCCACGCGCCTGTTGTCGCGGGAAAAGGCCGAGTATGTTGCCGAGATCAAGAATACCTATATTCAGGTGCGGTCCAAGCACGAGGCGGCGCAGGACAAGAAGAACCGGCTGACGATTGCCAAGGCGCGCGACAACAGCTTCAAGATCGACTGGTCAGCCTATGCACCGACGAAGCCGCAGTTCATCGGCACCAGAGTTTTCGAAGCCTATGATCTTGCGGCGCTGGTGCCCTATATCGACTGGACGCCGTTCTTCTCGACCTGGGAGATGAAGGGGCGATACCCGGCCATTCTGGAAGATGATGTCTATGGCGAGGCTGCCACCAGCCTGTTCAATGATGCGCAGGCGATGCTGAAGACCATCGTTGAAGAGAAGTGGCTGACCGCCCGTGGCGTCATCGGTCTGTGGCCAGCCAACAGTGTTGGCGATGATATCGTGGTCTATAAGGATGACAGCCGCAGCGAGGAGGCTGGCCGCTTCTTTGGTCTGCGTCAGCAGATGGCAGGGCGCTCGGCGCGGGCCAATGTTGCGCTGGGTGATTTTGTTGCTCCCGCAGACAGTGGTATTGCTGACTATATCGGTGGCTTTGCGGTTTCGACCGGTTTCGGTGAGGAAAAATACGCCCGTGCCTTCCATGATGCGGGAGACGACTATTCCAAGATCCTGTTGCAGGCGCTGGCCGACCGTCTGGCCGAAGCCTTCGCCGAAGCGATGCATGCCGAGGTACGCAGGACCTATTGGGGCTATGCGTCTGATGAAACGCTCAGCCATGAGGAGATCGTCGAGGAATGCTATGACGGTATTCGTCCGGCTCCGGGCTATCCGGCGCAGCCGGATCATACGGAAAAACGCACTCTCTTCAGTCTGCTTGACGCCGAGGCCCAGACGGGCATCCGTCTGACCGAGAGCTGTGCGATGGTACCCGGCTCCGCCGTTTCCGGCATCTATCTGGCCAATCCGGAGAGCTATTATTTCGGGGTTGGCAAGATCGAGAAGGATCAGGTGGCTGACTATGCCGAACGCAAGGGCATGAGCCTTGCTGAAGCCGAAAAGTGGCTTGCCCCGATCCTCAACTATCGGACTTGA